The following proteins come from a genomic window of Rhipicephalus sanguineus isolate Rsan-2018 unplaced genomic scaffold, BIME_Rsan_1.4 Seq102, whole genome shotgun sequence:
- the LOC125756484 gene encoding uncharacterized protein LOC125756484: MPMCAMTGCSARSTSAAQKMDLEPRTGLYRLPKVITRQCDRTKVLSEQRRRLWLARINRKGLKNLDYLRVCGRRFISGHPASLMDNTNPDWVPSQHLGYSNRTAPGVNSTSRYKRAKNRLAKKKKRKERWPQPRTQLTFSRQRLTILRLKWSMQTITSVKRRLLNNFTSLNTMTRLEGSRFAVTPLTRPLVK, from the exons atgccgatgtgtgcgatgactggctgcagtgcgagaagcacgtctgccgcacagaaaatggacctggagccaagaaccgggctctaccgattgccgaaagtgataactcggcaatgcgaccgcacgaaagtgttgtcggagcagcgtcgtcgtctctggctcgctcgcatcaacagaaagggcctcaagaacctggattacctccgtgtatgcggtcggcgtttcatctcag gacatccagcgagtctaatggacaacacaaacccggattgggtgccgagccaacacttgggatacagcaaccgcacagcaccgggcgttaactctacttctcggtacaagcgcgccaaaaatcggctggcaaaaaaaaaaaaaagaaaagaaaggtggcCACAGCCGCGAACGCAGCTAACATTCAGCCGGCAGAGGTTGACCATCCTTCGCCTGAAATGGTCGATGCAGACGATCACTTCAGTCAAGAGACGCCTGCTGAATAACTTTACCTCGCTCAACACGATGACGCGCTTGGAGGGCAGCCGCTTTGCTGTCACGCCGCTCACACGGCCACTGGTGAAGTAG